In one Vicugna pacos chromosome 22, VicPac4, whole genome shotgun sequence genomic region, the following are encoded:
- the C22H19orf44 gene encoding uncharacterized protein C19orf44 homolog isoform X1 has product MMKTPALLPRKPSTSTHTPTFGARMASVRKPSRLSHSIFGDFSDVSLEDSKMEENRNLKISRSLTKIAPGQSRFLKRNQTMGGERLLPKESTVLGSGPWLCSGRPPTTASKARANAALTKLAQIETKIRNRKVRMELSDVESDLQTSEGSLPSRADGIPPSRTVELSPRDTDKASPKQAREIPVPESDVPRRKVSRFLKKREPPAEKISPEAHVGKEGDSQTPKEEKPVRNLDSPDSDEEEMKELLGSLMESPREKEASTKQGFTSTKASEKEQIKLSSDQIRTQPRDLSLPSKELSSPKPFRASRLPGSQSADGTLHSLGSRARAPQTHISGDTASRSASLSITGSFPKSVPSTTGEAKLSSSPRSEAGPQDECPSEAADDSLNDFRINILSLDDLAPAVSEKSDLELEKGGQGEKASSKSPWAGDPASGSEISERLSEGSASGTEGLGPVSQEPAASAGSLAYSEDFEDSPSPTASESLAHSEGSPDRTLATLSEFSASLKTDLPPPTPKSQKKRARAVTRVVVRETAVQTLGPAFTYEWSDAAGVAAIGPALGGTYVDPTPITSHVVSADTIEALTAHSPATCALNDVLKQQLSLTQQFIEASRHLHASLLRSLDQDSFHYHTLEETKEYIRQHRPAPLTMEEALEEAKKEL; this is encoded by the exons ATGATGAAAACTCCGGCCCTCCTCCCCAGAAAACcatccaccagcacacacacgccGACATTTGGTGCGAG GATGGCTTCAGTAAGAAAACCCAGCCGTCTCTCACACAGTATCTTTGGTGACTTCAGTGATGTTTCCTTAGAAGATTCAAAGATGGAAGAAAACAGGAACTTGAAAATCAGTAGAAGTCTCACCAAAATAGCACCCGGTCAGagcagatttctaaaaagaaaccaGACTATGGGTGGAGAACGCTTACTCCCGAAAGAGAGCACTGTCCTGGGGAGTGGGCCCTGGCTCTGCTCGGGTAGACCCCCCACCACTGCCTCGAAGGCCAGGGCCAATGCCGCGCTTACGAAGCTGGCCCAGATCGAAACCAAGATCAGGAACCGAAAGGTGCGGATGGAGTTGTCTGACGTGGAATCTGACCTGCAGACCTCTGAGGGCAGCCTTCCAAGCAGAGCAGACGGGATTCCCCCCAGCAGGACGGTTGAACTTTCTCCACGGGACACAGACAAAGCCTCCCCAAAACAGGCCCGTGAAATTCCTGTCCCTGAGAGTGACGTGCCACGTAGGAAGGTCAGTAGGTTTCTAAAGAAGAGAGAGCCACCAGCTGAAAAGATCTCCCCTGAAGCACATGTTGGGAAAGAGGGGGATTCTCAAACACCCAAAGAGGAAAAACCTGTTAGAAACTTGGATTCTCCAGACAGTGATGAAGAGGAAATGAAAGAGTTGCTGGGCAGCTTGATGGAATCTCCTAGAGAAAAAGAGGCCTCCACGAAGCAGGGTTTCACCAGCACCAAAGCCagtgagaaagaacaaataaaactctCCTCG GATCAGATCCGAACTCAACCTAGAGACCTTTCACTGCCCAGTAAGGAACTTTCCAGCCCCAAGCCGTTTCGGGCATCGCGTCTGCCAGGCTCACAGTCAGCAGATGGGACCCTTCACAGTCTTGGCTCGAGAGCTCGTGCCCCACAGACTCACATTTCAGGTGACACAGCCTCCCGCTCAGCGTCACTTTCCATCACCGGCTCCTTTCCGAAGTCAGTGCCCTCGACGACGGGGGAGGCCAAGCTCTCATCCTCCCCCAGGAGTGAGGCTGGGCCTCAGGATGAGTGCCCCTCAGAAGCCGCCGATGACAGCCTGAATG attttaGGATAAATATTTTATCCCTTGATGATCTGGCTCCAGCTGTCAGTGAGAAATCAGACTTGGAACTGGAA AAAGGAGGTCAAGGGGAAAAGGCCTCCAGCAAAAGTCCCTGGGCAGGGGACCCCGCCTCTGGAAGCGAGATCTCTGAGCGCCTGAGTGAAGGGTCAGCCTCGGGCACTGAGGGCCTGGGGCCCGTGTCTCAGGAACCTGCGGCCAGCGCAGGGAGCTTGGCTTATTCGGAAGACTTTGAAGATTCCCCCAGTCCGACAGCATCTGAGTCGCTGGCCCATTCCGAGGGGTCTCCCGACAGGACGCTGGCCACTTTGTCTGAATTCTCGGCGAGCCTGAAGACGGACCTTCCTCCACCAAcgcccaagtctcagaagaagCGGGCCAGGGCCGTGACGAGAGTCGTGGTGAGGGAGACGGCTGTGCAGACCCTCGGTCCCGCCTTCACCTACGAGTGGTCTGATG CAGCCGGTGTGGCGGCCATCGGACCAGCCCTGGGAGGCACTTACGTGGACCCCACGCCCATCACCAGCCACGTTGTCAGTGCGGACACCATAGAAG CCCTGACAGCACACAGCCCGGCCACCTGTGCGCTCAACGACGTGCTGAAGCAGCAGCTGAGCCTGACACAGCAGTTCATAGAGGCCAGCCGGCACCTGCACGCGTCCCTCCTGCGCTCCCTGGACCAGGACTCGTTCCACTACCACACCCTGGAGGAGACCAAAGAG TACATCAGACAACACAGGCCCGCCCCGCTGACCATGGAGGAGGCTCTGGAGGAGGCAAAGAAGGAGCTATGA
- the C22H19orf44 gene encoding uncharacterized protein C19orf44 homolog isoform X3, with the protein MASVRKPSRLSHSIFGDFSDVSLEDSKMEENRNLKISRSLTKIAPGQSRFLKRNQTMGGERLLPKESTVLGSGPWLCSGRPPTTASKARANAALTKLAQIETKIRNRKVRMELSDVESDLQTSEGSLPSRADGIPPSRTVELSPRDTDKASPKQAREIPVPESDVPRRKVSRFLKKREPPAEKISPEAHVGKEGDSQTPKEEKPVRNLDSPDSDEEEMKELLGSLMESPREKEASTKQGFTSTKASEKEQIKLSSDQIRTQPRDLSLPSKELSSPKPFRASRLPGSQSADGTLHSLGSRARAPQTHISGDTASRSASLSITGSFPKSVPSTTGEAKLSSSPRSEAGPQDECPSEAADDSLNDFRINILSLDDLAPAVSEKSDLELEKGGQGEKASSKSPWAGDPASGSEISERLSEGSASGTEGLGPVSQEPAASAGSLAYSEDFEDSPSPTASESLAHSEGSPDRTLATLSEFSASLKTDLPPPTPKSQKKRARAVTRVVVRETAVQTLGPAFTYEWSDAAGVAAIGPALGGTYVDPTPITSHVVSADTIEALTAHSPATCALNDVLKQQLSLTQQFIEASRHLHASLLRSLDQDSFHYHTLEETKEYIRQHRPAPLTMEEALEEAKKEL; encoded by the exons ATGGCTTCAGTAAGAAAACCCAGCCGTCTCTCACACAGTATCTTTGGTGACTTCAGTGATGTTTCCTTAGAAGATTCAAAGATGGAAGAAAACAGGAACTTGAAAATCAGTAGAAGTCTCACCAAAATAGCACCCGGTCAGagcagatttctaaaaagaaaccaGACTATGGGTGGAGAACGCTTACTCCCGAAAGAGAGCACTGTCCTGGGGAGTGGGCCCTGGCTCTGCTCGGGTAGACCCCCCACCACTGCCTCGAAGGCCAGGGCCAATGCCGCGCTTACGAAGCTGGCCCAGATCGAAACCAAGATCAGGAACCGAAAGGTGCGGATGGAGTTGTCTGACGTGGAATCTGACCTGCAGACCTCTGAGGGCAGCCTTCCAAGCAGAGCAGACGGGATTCCCCCCAGCAGGACGGTTGAACTTTCTCCACGGGACACAGACAAAGCCTCCCCAAAACAGGCCCGTGAAATTCCTGTCCCTGAGAGTGACGTGCCACGTAGGAAGGTCAGTAGGTTTCTAAAGAAGAGAGAGCCACCAGCTGAAAAGATCTCCCCTGAAGCACATGTTGGGAAAGAGGGGGATTCTCAAACACCCAAAGAGGAAAAACCTGTTAGAAACTTGGATTCTCCAGACAGTGATGAAGAGGAAATGAAAGAGTTGCTGGGCAGCTTGATGGAATCTCCTAGAGAAAAAGAGGCCTCCACGAAGCAGGGTTTCACCAGCACCAAAGCCagtgagaaagaacaaataaaactctCCTCG GATCAGATCCGAACTCAACCTAGAGACCTTTCACTGCCCAGTAAGGAACTTTCCAGCCCCAAGCCGTTTCGGGCATCGCGTCTGCCAGGCTCACAGTCAGCAGATGGGACCCTTCACAGTCTTGGCTCGAGAGCTCGTGCCCCACAGACTCACATTTCAGGTGACACAGCCTCCCGCTCAGCGTCACTTTCCATCACCGGCTCCTTTCCGAAGTCAGTGCCCTCGACGACGGGGGAGGCCAAGCTCTCATCCTCCCCCAGGAGTGAGGCTGGGCCTCAGGATGAGTGCCCCTCAGAAGCCGCCGATGACAGCCTGAATG attttaGGATAAATATTTTATCCCTTGATGATCTGGCTCCAGCTGTCAGTGAGAAATCAGACTTGGAACTGGAA AAAGGAGGTCAAGGGGAAAAGGCCTCCAGCAAAAGTCCCTGGGCAGGGGACCCCGCCTCTGGAAGCGAGATCTCTGAGCGCCTGAGTGAAGGGTCAGCCTCGGGCACTGAGGGCCTGGGGCCCGTGTCTCAGGAACCTGCGGCCAGCGCAGGGAGCTTGGCTTATTCGGAAGACTTTGAAGATTCCCCCAGTCCGACAGCATCTGAGTCGCTGGCCCATTCCGAGGGGTCTCCCGACAGGACGCTGGCCACTTTGTCTGAATTCTCGGCGAGCCTGAAGACGGACCTTCCTCCACCAAcgcccaagtctcagaagaagCGGGCCAGGGCCGTGACGAGAGTCGTGGTGAGGGAGACGGCTGTGCAGACCCTCGGTCCCGCCTTCACCTACGAGTGGTCTGATG CAGCCGGTGTGGCGGCCATCGGACCAGCCCTGGGAGGCACTTACGTGGACCCCACGCCCATCACCAGCCACGTTGTCAGTGCGGACACCATAGAAG CCCTGACAGCACACAGCCCGGCCACCTGTGCGCTCAACGACGTGCTGAAGCAGCAGCTGAGCCTGACACAGCAGTTCATAGAGGCCAGCCGGCACCTGCACGCGTCCCTCCTGCGCTCCCTGGACCAGGACTCGTTCCACTACCACACCCTGGAGGAGACCAAAGAG TACATCAGACAACACAGGCCCGCCCCGCTGACCATGGAGGAGGCTCTGGAGGAGGCAAAGAAGGAGCTATGA
- the C22H19orf44 gene encoding uncharacterized protein C19orf44 homolog isoform X2, with amino-acid sequence MMKTPALLPRKPSTSTHTPTFGARMASVRKPSRLSHSIFGDFSDVSLEDSKMEENRNLKISRSLTKIAPGQSRFLKRNQTMGGERLLPKESTVLGSGPWLCSGRPPTTASKARANAALTKLAQIETKIRNRKVRMELSDVESDLQTSEGSLPSRADGIPPSRTVELSPRDTDKASPKQAREIPVPESDVPRRKVSRFLKKREPPAEKISPEAHVGKEGDSQTPKEEKPVRNLDSPDSDEEEMKELLGSLMESPREKEASTKQGFTSTKASEKEQIKLSSDQIRTQPRDLSLPSKELSSPKPFRASRLPGSQSADGTLHSLGSRARAPQTHISGDTASRSASLSITGSFPKSVPSTTGEAKLSSSPRSEAGPQDECPSEAADDSLNDFRINILSLDDLAPAVSEKSDLELEKGGQGEKASSKSPWAGDPASGSEISERLSEGSASGTEGLGPVSQEPAASAGSLAYSEDFEDSPSPTASESLAHSEGSPDRTLATLSEFSASLKTDLPPPTPKSQKKRARAVTRVVVRETAVQTLGPAFTYEWSDAGVAAIGPALGGTYVDPTPITSHVVSADTIEALTAHSPATCALNDVLKQQLSLTQQFIEASRHLHASLLRSLDQDSFHYHTLEETKEYIRQHRPAPLTMEEALEEAKKEL; translated from the exons ATGATGAAAACTCCGGCCCTCCTCCCCAGAAAACcatccaccagcacacacacgccGACATTTGGTGCGAG GATGGCTTCAGTAAGAAAACCCAGCCGTCTCTCACACAGTATCTTTGGTGACTTCAGTGATGTTTCCTTAGAAGATTCAAAGATGGAAGAAAACAGGAACTTGAAAATCAGTAGAAGTCTCACCAAAATAGCACCCGGTCAGagcagatttctaaaaagaaaccaGACTATGGGTGGAGAACGCTTACTCCCGAAAGAGAGCACTGTCCTGGGGAGTGGGCCCTGGCTCTGCTCGGGTAGACCCCCCACCACTGCCTCGAAGGCCAGGGCCAATGCCGCGCTTACGAAGCTGGCCCAGATCGAAACCAAGATCAGGAACCGAAAGGTGCGGATGGAGTTGTCTGACGTGGAATCTGACCTGCAGACCTCTGAGGGCAGCCTTCCAAGCAGAGCAGACGGGATTCCCCCCAGCAGGACGGTTGAACTTTCTCCACGGGACACAGACAAAGCCTCCCCAAAACAGGCCCGTGAAATTCCTGTCCCTGAGAGTGACGTGCCACGTAGGAAGGTCAGTAGGTTTCTAAAGAAGAGAGAGCCACCAGCTGAAAAGATCTCCCCTGAAGCACATGTTGGGAAAGAGGGGGATTCTCAAACACCCAAAGAGGAAAAACCTGTTAGAAACTTGGATTCTCCAGACAGTGATGAAGAGGAAATGAAAGAGTTGCTGGGCAGCTTGATGGAATCTCCTAGAGAAAAAGAGGCCTCCACGAAGCAGGGTTTCACCAGCACCAAAGCCagtgagaaagaacaaataaaactctCCTCG GATCAGATCCGAACTCAACCTAGAGACCTTTCACTGCCCAGTAAGGAACTTTCCAGCCCCAAGCCGTTTCGGGCATCGCGTCTGCCAGGCTCACAGTCAGCAGATGGGACCCTTCACAGTCTTGGCTCGAGAGCTCGTGCCCCACAGACTCACATTTCAGGTGACACAGCCTCCCGCTCAGCGTCACTTTCCATCACCGGCTCCTTTCCGAAGTCAGTGCCCTCGACGACGGGGGAGGCCAAGCTCTCATCCTCCCCCAGGAGTGAGGCTGGGCCTCAGGATGAGTGCCCCTCAGAAGCCGCCGATGACAGCCTGAATG attttaGGATAAATATTTTATCCCTTGATGATCTGGCTCCAGCTGTCAGTGAGAAATCAGACTTGGAACTGGAA AAAGGAGGTCAAGGGGAAAAGGCCTCCAGCAAAAGTCCCTGGGCAGGGGACCCCGCCTCTGGAAGCGAGATCTCTGAGCGCCTGAGTGAAGGGTCAGCCTCGGGCACTGAGGGCCTGGGGCCCGTGTCTCAGGAACCTGCGGCCAGCGCAGGGAGCTTGGCTTATTCGGAAGACTTTGAAGATTCCCCCAGTCCGACAGCATCTGAGTCGCTGGCCCATTCCGAGGGGTCTCCCGACAGGACGCTGGCCACTTTGTCTGAATTCTCGGCGAGCCTGAAGACGGACCTTCCTCCACCAAcgcccaagtctcagaagaagCGGGCCAGGGCCGTGACGAGAGTCGTGGTGAGGGAGACGGCTGTGCAGACCCTCGGTCCCGCCTTCACCTACGAGTGGTCTGATG CCGGTGTGGCGGCCATCGGACCAGCCCTGGGAGGCACTTACGTGGACCCCACGCCCATCACCAGCCACGTTGTCAGTGCGGACACCATAGAAG CCCTGACAGCACACAGCCCGGCCACCTGTGCGCTCAACGACGTGCTGAAGCAGCAGCTGAGCCTGACACAGCAGTTCATAGAGGCCAGCCGGCACCTGCACGCGTCCCTCCTGCGCTCCCTGGACCAGGACTCGTTCCACTACCACACCCTGGAGGAGACCAAAGAG TACATCAGACAACACAGGCCCGCCCCGCTGACCATGGAGGAGGCTCTGGAGGAGGCAAAGAAGGAGCTATGA
- the C22H19orf44 gene encoding uncharacterized protein C19orf44 homolog isoform X4, whose product MMKTPALLPRKPSTSTHTPTFGARMASVRKPSRLSHSIFGDFSDVSLEDSKMEENRNLKISRSLTKIAPGQSRFLKRNQTMGGERLLPKESTVLGSGPWLCSGRPPTTASKARANAALTKLAQIETKIRNRKVRMELSDVESDLQTSEGSLPSRADGIPPSRTVELSPRDTDKASPKQAREIPVPESDVPRRKVSRFLKKREPPAEKISPEAHVGKEGDSQTPKEEKPVRNLDSPDSDEEEMKELLGSLMESPREKEASTKQGFTSTKASEKEQIKLSSDQIRTQPRDLSLPSKELSSPKPFRASRLPGSQSADGTLHSLGSRARAPQTHISGDTASRSASLSITGSFPKSVPSTTGEAKLSSSPRSEAGPQDECPSEAADDSLNDFRINILSLDDLAPAVSEKSDLELEKGGQGEKASSKSPWAGDPASGSEISERLSEGSASGTEGLGPVSQEPAASAGSLAYSEDFEDSPSPTASESLAHSEGSPDRTLATLSEFSASLKTDLPPPTPKSQKKRARAVTRVVVRETAVQTLGPAFTYEWSDAAGVAAIGPALGGTYVDPTPITSHVVSADTIEGHQCQTKQ is encoded by the exons ATGATGAAAACTCCGGCCCTCCTCCCCAGAAAACcatccaccagcacacacacgccGACATTTGGTGCGAG GATGGCTTCAGTAAGAAAACCCAGCCGTCTCTCACACAGTATCTTTGGTGACTTCAGTGATGTTTCCTTAGAAGATTCAAAGATGGAAGAAAACAGGAACTTGAAAATCAGTAGAAGTCTCACCAAAATAGCACCCGGTCAGagcagatttctaaaaagaaaccaGACTATGGGTGGAGAACGCTTACTCCCGAAAGAGAGCACTGTCCTGGGGAGTGGGCCCTGGCTCTGCTCGGGTAGACCCCCCACCACTGCCTCGAAGGCCAGGGCCAATGCCGCGCTTACGAAGCTGGCCCAGATCGAAACCAAGATCAGGAACCGAAAGGTGCGGATGGAGTTGTCTGACGTGGAATCTGACCTGCAGACCTCTGAGGGCAGCCTTCCAAGCAGAGCAGACGGGATTCCCCCCAGCAGGACGGTTGAACTTTCTCCACGGGACACAGACAAAGCCTCCCCAAAACAGGCCCGTGAAATTCCTGTCCCTGAGAGTGACGTGCCACGTAGGAAGGTCAGTAGGTTTCTAAAGAAGAGAGAGCCACCAGCTGAAAAGATCTCCCCTGAAGCACATGTTGGGAAAGAGGGGGATTCTCAAACACCCAAAGAGGAAAAACCTGTTAGAAACTTGGATTCTCCAGACAGTGATGAAGAGGAAATGAAAGAGTTGCTGGGCAGCTTGATGGAATCTCCTAGAGAAAAAGAGGCCTCCACGAAGCAGGGTTTCACCAGCACCAAAGCCagtgagaaagaacaaataaaactctCCTCG GATCAGATCCGAACTCAACCTAGAGACCTTTCACTGCCCAGTAAGGAACTTTCCAGCCCCAAGCCGTTTCGGGCATCGCGTCTGCCAGGCTCACAGTCAGCAGATGGGACCCTTCACAGTCTTGGCTCGAGAGCTCGTGCCCCACAGACTCACATTTCAGGTGACACAGCCTCCCGCTCAGCGTCACTTTCCATCACCGGCTCCTTTCCGAAGTCAGTGCCCTCGACGACGGGGGAGGCCAAGCTCTCATCCTCCCCCAGGAGTGAGGCTGGGCCTCAGGATGAGTGCCCCTCAGAAGCCGCCGATGACAGCCTGAATG attttaGGATAAATATTTTATCCCTTGATGATCTGGCTCCAGCTGTCAGTGAGAAATCAGACTTGGAACTGGAA AAAGGAGGTCAAGGGGAAAAGGCCTCCAGCAAAAGTCCCTGGGCAGGGGACCCCGCCTCTGGAAGCGAGATCTCTGAGCGCCTGAGTGAAGGGTCAGCCTCGGGCACTGAGGGCCTGGGGCCCGTGTCTCAGGAACCTGCGGCCAGCGCAGGGAGCTTGGCTTATTCGGAAGACTTTGAAGATTCCCCCAGTCCGACAGCATCTGAGTCGCTGGCCCATTCCGAGGGGTCTCCCGACAGGACGCTGGCCACTTTGTCTGAATTCTCGGCGAGCCTGAAGACGGACCTTCCTCCACCAAcgcccaagtctcagaagaagCGGGCCAGGGCCGTGACGAGAGTCGTGGTGAGGGAGACGGCTGTGCAGACCCTCGGTCCCGCCTTCACCTACGAGTGGTCTGATG CAGCCGGTGTGGCGGCCATCGGACCAGCCCTGGGAGGCACTTACGTGGACCCCACGCCCATCACCAGCCACGTTGTCAGTGCGGACACCATAGAAG GACACCAGTGTCAGACAAAACAGTGA
- the C22H19orf44 gene encoding uncharacterized protein C19orf44 homolog isoform X5, with protein MMKTPALLPRKPSTSTHTPTFGARMASVRKPSRLSHSIFGDFSDVSLEDSKMEENRNLKISRSLTKIAPGQSRFLKRNQTMGGERLLPKESTVLGSGPWLCSGRPPTTASKARANAALTKLAQIETKIRNRKVRMELSDVESDLQTSEGSLPSRADGIPPSRTVELSPRDTDKASPKQAREIPVPESDVPRRKVSRFLKKREPPAEKISPEAHVGKEGDSQTPKEEKPVRNLDSPDSDEEEMKELLGSLMESPREKEASTKQGFTSTKASEKEQIKLSSDQIRTQPRDLSLPSKELSSPKPFRASRLPGSQSADGTLHSLGSRARAPQTHISGDTASRSASLSITGSFPKSVPSTTGEAKLSSSPRSEAGPQDECPSEAADDSLNDFRINILSLDDLAPAVSEKSDLELEKGGQGEKASSKSPWAGDPASGSEISERLSEGSASGTEGLGPVSQEPAASAGSLAYSEDFEDSPSPTASESLAHSEGSPDRTLATLSEFSASLKTDLPPPTPKSQKKRARAVTRVVVRETAVQTLGPAFTYEWSDGKSLL; from the exons ATGATGAAAACTCCGGCCCTCCTCCCCAGAAAACcatccaccagcacacacacgccGACATTTGGTGCGAG GATGGCTTCAGTAAGAAAACCCAGCCGTCTCTCACACAGTATCTTTGGTGACTTCAGTGATGTTTCCTTAGAAGATTCAAAGATGGAAGAAAACAGGAACTTGAAAATCAGTAGAAGTCTCACCAAAATAGCACCCGGTCAGagcagatttctaaaaagaaaccaGACTATGGGTGGAGAACGCTTACTCCCGAAAGAGAGCACTGTCCTGGGGAGTGGGCCCTGGCTCTGCTCGGGTAGACCCCCCACCACTGCCTCGAAGGCCAGGGCCAATGCCGCGCTTACGAAGCTGGCCCAGATCGAAACCAAGATCAGGAACCGAAAGGTGCGGATGGAGTTGTCTGACGTGGAATCTGACCTGCAGACCTCTGAGGGCAGCCTTCCAAGCAGAGCAGACGGGATTCCCCCCAGCAGGACGGTTGAACTTTCTCCACGGGACACAGACAAAGCCTCCCCAAAACAGGCCCGTGAAATTCCTGTCCCTGAGAGTGACGTGCCACGTAGGAAGGTCAGTAGGTTTCTAAAGAAGAGAGAGCCACCAGCTGAAAAGATCTCCCCTGAAGCACATGTTGGGAAAGAGGGGGATTCTCAAACACCCAAAGAGGAAAAACCTGTTAGAAACTTGGATTCTCCAGACAGTGATGAAGAGGAAATGAAAGAGTTGCTGGGCAGCTTGATGGAATCTCCTAGAGAAAAAGAGGCCTCCACGAAGCAGGGTTTCACCAGCACCAAAGCCagtgagaaagaacaaataaaactctCCTCG GATCAGATCCGAACTCAACCTAGAGACCTTTCACTGCCCAGTAAGGAACTTTCCAGCCCCAAGCCGTTTCGGGCATCGCGTCTGCCAGGCTCACAGTCAGCAGATGGGACCCTTCACAGTCTTGGCTCGAGAGCTCGTGCCCCACAGACTCACATTTCAGGTGACACAGCCTCCCGCTCAGCGTCACTTTCCATCACCGGCTCCTTTCCGAAGTCAGTGCCCTCGACGACGGGGGAGGCCAAGCTCTCATCCTCCCCCAGGAGTGAGGCTGGGCCTCAGGATGAGTGCCCCTCAGAAGCCGCCGATGACAGCCTGAATG attttaGGATAAATATTTTATCCCTTGATGATCTGGCTCCAGCTGTCAGTGAGAAATCAGACTTGGAACTGGAA AAAGGAGGTCAAGGGGAAAAGGCCTCCAGCAAAAGTCCCTGGGCAGGGGACCCCGCCTCTGGAAGCGAGATCTCTGAGCGCCTGAGTGAAGGGTCAGCCTCGGGCACTGAGGGCCTGGGGCCCGTGTCTCAGGAACCTGCGGCCAGCGCAGGGAGCTTGGCTTATTCGGAAGACTTTGAAGATTCCCCCAGTCCGACAGCATCTGAGTCGCTGGCCCATTCCGAGGGGTCTCCCGACAGGACGCTGGCCACTTTGTCTGAATTCTCGGCGAGCCTGAAGACGGACCTTCCTCCACCAAcgcccaagtctcagaagaagCGGGCCAGGGCCGTGACGAGAGTCGTGGTGAGGGAGACGGCTGTGCAGACCCTCGGTCCCGCCTTCACCTACGAGTGGTCTGATG GAAAGTCATTGCTCTGA